In Psychrobacter sp. P11G3, a single genomic region encodes these proteins:
- a CDS encoding HU family DNA-binding protein, whose amino-acid sequence MNKSELIDSIADKSGLNKTQAGDALNAVMESVGEALEAGDSISLVGFGTFSVKDRKARTGRNPKTGEELSIPASKVPSFKAGKNLKERLN is encoded by the coding sequence ATGAATAAGTCAGAATTAATTGATAGCATCGCAGACAAAAGTGGTCTAAATAAAACCCAAGCTGGTGATGCACTAAACGCTGTTATGGAAAGTGTTGGCGAAGCGCTAGAAGCTGGCGATAGCATCTCATTAGTTGGCTTTGGTACTTTCAGTGTAAAAGATCGCAAAGCACGCACTGGTCGTAACCCTAAGACTGGCGAAGAGCTAAGCATTCCAGCAAGCAAAGTACCAAGCTTCAAAGCTGGTAAAAACTTAAAAGAGCGCTTGAACTAA
- a CDS encoding SurA N-terminal domain-containing protein, with the protein MDKLRDFLKSWPGRILLILCLSPLALLGVESYFGGNVDPNQIAQVGEASVGLSEYQTAVNSRRSEVLEQVEDASLLNEDVLHEQVLKGLIDRTLLEQQAGKLGMTVSDDTINRLLRQEEIFQDAEGNFSNDQFSNFLRQRGMTKNQLFAEFRNQLSLDQLNASIVGTAVYPMQAVSQLIDLQLESRNVWVHRFNWQDYADKVKLSKADIQSYYDANKDTLKSAAMVDLAYIQLSPQTIKVDEVTTEELQQQYEAYKQSISATDERKVSQILFTGKDAKTRADKVKARLNKGEAFAALAKAESDDPSGETGGDIGRFNPSVFGSDADTVQKALEGLSVGDVTAPIKTSFGYQIFTVTEDNGKKVPSLDSMREELTAKAKEYKRQEIYADKVTSINDLAADGFSIEDIAQQENVSLKRIKDYRKVNNKSALPQPAVVKQAFDEFTIQDQAVTSGVEVGNGTVWLQPSNYRPTKTLALANATPRITQILRQQKATALALKDAKALAAGIKTLADISKQSVSFQALGEINRQTTQLTDKERGLAFSQQAADNGVVAIASETEMGATLLVGDRIKTEQQSPLSDMQRAQTASIIRDNLGQDQLQDYLDYLRMVYTVEINESNMANAQGR; encoded by the coding sequence ATGGATAAATTGCGCGATTTCTTAAAAAGCTGGCCAGGTCGCATTTTATTGATTTTATGCCTATCGCCGCTCGCTCTCTTGGGTGTCGAAAGCTATTTTGGCGGCAACGTCGATCCCAACCAGATTGCGCAGGTAGGTGAGGCAAGCGTAGGACTGTCCGAGTATCAAACTGCTGTCAATAGCCGTCGTTCTGAAGTGCTAGAGCAAGTCGAAGATGCCAGCTTGTTGAATGAAGATGTGCTTCATGAGCAAGTATTAAAGGGTTTAATCGACCGTACGTTGTTAGAGCAGCAAGCAGGTAAGCTTGGTATGACAGTGTCTGATGACACGATCAATCGTTTGCTGCGTCAAGAAGAAATATTCCAAGATGCAGAGGGTAACTTTTCAAACGATCAGTTCTCAAACTTCTTGCGTCAGCGCGGCATGACCAAAAACCAGCTATTTGCAGAATTTCGCAATCAGTTAAGCTTGGATCAACTAAACGCTAGTATCGTTGGTACTGCTGTCTACCCTATGCAAGCGGTCAGTCAATTGATTGACTTGCAACTTGAATCACGCAATGTTTGGGTACATCGCTTTAATTGGCAAGACTATGCTGACAAAGTTAAGCTTAGCAAAGCAGACATTCAATCATATTATGATGCTAACAAAGACACATTGAAAAGTGCAGCGATGGTTGACTTGGCTTATATCCAGCTTAGCCCGCAAACTATTAAGGTTGATGAGGTAACCACAGAAGAGTTACAGCAGCAATACGAAGCATACAAGCAGAGCATTTCGGCTACTGATGAGCGTAAAGTTAGTCAGATTCTATTTACTGGTAAAGATGCTAAGACACGAGCCGATAAAGTTAAAGCCCGTCTGAATAAAGGTGAAGCTTTTGCTGCACTTGCTAAAGCAGAGTCGGATGATCCATCAGGTGAAACAGGTGGTGATATCGGACGCTTTAATCCGTCAGTGTTTGGCAGTGACGCGGATACTGTACAAAAGGCACTAGAAGGGTTAAGCGTTGGTGATGTGACTGCACCTATCAAGACTAGCTTTGGTTATCAGATATTTACGGTCACTGAAGACAATGGCAAAAAGGTTCCAAGTCTAGACAGTATGCGTGAAGAGCTGACTGCGAAAGCAAAAGAATATAAACGTCAGGAAATCTATGCTGATAAAGTGACATCAATCAATGATTTGGCAGCAGATGGTTTCAGTATCGAAGATATTGCACAGCAAGAAAATGTCAGCCTCAAGCGTATTAAAGATTATCGTAAAGTGAATAATAAATCAGCACTGCCGCAACCAGCAGTCGTTAAACAGGCCTTTGATGAGTTTACTATTCAAGATCAAGCGGTAACGTCAGGCGTGGAAGTTGGCAACGGTACTGTATGGTTACAGCCAAGCAATTATCGTCCTACTAAGACGCTTGCTCTAGCAAATGCAACCCCAAGAATCACTCAAATACTCCGTCAGCAGAAAGCGACAGCATTAGCTTTAAAAGATGCTAAAGCATTGGCTGCTGGTATCAAGACGCTAGCTGATATAAGTAAGCAATCGGTAAGTTTCCAAGCACTGGGTGAGATTAACCGTCAAACGACGCAGCTAACAGACAAAGAGCGTGGATTGGCCTTTAGTCAGCAAGCCGCTGATAATGGCGTCGTTGCGATTGCTAGTGAGACTGAGATGGGTGCAACGCTACTGGTTGGAGACCGTATTAAAACTGAGCAGCAGTCACCACTGTCTGATATGCAACGAGCGCAAACAGCCAGTATTATCCGTGACAATTTAGGCCAAGACCAGTTGCAAGACTATTTAGACTATCTACGTATGGTGTACACGGTTGAGATTAATGAAAGCAACATGGCAAATGCACAAGGACGCTAA
- the purH gene encoding bifunctional phosphoribosylaminoimidazolecarboxamide formyltransferase/IMP cyclohydrolase, protein MSTTPLALLSVSDKSNIVEFAQGLLKAGFGLLSTGGTYRLLTENNVDVTEVSDYTGFPEMMDGRVKTLHPKIHGGILGRRGTDDAVMSDHAIERIDLVVVNLYPFAETIARADVTMNDAIENIDIGGPTMVRSAAKNHAHVGIVTDPADYDRVLNALDGGTELTTALRYDLAVKAFEHTAQYDGMIANFLGSRVNETQEPENFPRTFNVQLEKAQDLRYGENPHQNAAFYTENQLLKSKQASIATAKQLQGKALSYNNIADTDAALECVKAFSTPACVIVKHANPCGVAVDNDQVAAYRTAFSTDPESSFGGIIAFNRPLTLAAAKAIIDNQFVEVIIAPSIEDGVLEATATKKNVRVLVCGELPAPDQRDIQLDYKRVNGGLLVQEQDLGLITANDLKIVTDVQPTEAQVADLLFSWNVAKYVKSNAIVYAKGQRTIGVGAGQMSRVNSARIAAIKAEHAGLATEGAVMASDAFFPFRDGIDNAAEVGISAIIQPGGSMRDDETIAAANEHGIAMVFTSMRHFRH, encoded by the coding sequence ATGAGTACAACCCCACTTGCCCTACTATCGGTCTCCGATAAGTCTAATATCGTCGAGTTTGCTCAAGGCCTTCTCAAAGCAGGTTTTGGTTTATTATCTACTGGCGGTACTTATCGTCTGCTCACAGAAAACAATGTCGACGTGACTGAAGTATCAGATTACACAGGCTTTCCTGAAATGATGGATGGCCGTGTTAAAACGCTGCATCCTAAGATTCATGGTGGCATCCTAGGACGCCGCGGTACAGATGATGCAGTAATGAGTGATCATGCCATCGAACGTATCGACTTAGTCGTCGTGAACTTATATCCGTTTGCTGAAACGATCGCACGTGCTGACGTGACTATGAACGACGCTATCGAAAACATTGATATTGGCGGTCCTACCATGGTGCGTTCAGCAGCGAAAAACCACGCTCATGTAGGTATCGTCACTGATCCAGCTGATTATGACCGTGTACTTAACGCCTTAGATGGTGGCACCGAACTGACAACTGCTTTACGTTATGATTTGGCAGTAAAGGCGTTTGAGCATACGGCACAGTACGATGGTATGATTGCAAACTTCTTAGGTAGCCGTGTCAACGAAACTCAAGAACCAGAAAACTTCCCACGTACATTCAATGTACAGCTTGAAAAAGCACAAGACCTACGCTACGGTGAAAACCCGCATCAAAACGCGGCTTTCTATACTGAAAACCAGCTTTTAAAAAGCAAACAAGCCTCAATCGCGACAGCTAAGCAATTACAAGGCAAAGCATTGTCTTATAACAACATCGCTGATACCGATGCTGCGCTTGAGTGCGTTAAAGCTTTCAGCACGCCTGCTTGCGTTATCGTTAAGCATGCCAACCCTTGCGGTGTCGCGGTTGATAATGACCAAGTAGCGGCTTATCGTACTGCTTTTAGCACCGATCCTGAATCGTCTTTTGGCGGTATCATCGCATTCAACCGTCCGTTAACGCTTGCTGCTGCAAAAGCCATTATCGACAATCAGTTTGTAGAAGTAATCATTGCACCTAGTATCGAAGACGGTGTACTTGAAGCGACAGCTACTAAGAAAAACGTACGCGTATTGGTATGCGGCGAGCTACCAGCACCAGATCAGCGCGATATCCAACTTGACTATAAGCGCGTTAACGGTGGCTTACTGGTACAAGAGCAAGACCTTGGTTTAATCACGGCTAACGACCTAAAAATCGTCACTGATGTACAACCAACTGAAGCGCAAGTGGCAGATCTACTGTTCAGCTGGAACGTGGCAAAATACGTCAAATCTAATGCCATTGTCTATGCAAAAGGCCAACGTACTATCGGTGTTGGCGCAGGCCAAATGAGCCGCGTTAACTCAGCACGTATTGCTGCTATTAAAGCAGAGCATGCTGGACTAGCAACTGAAGGTGCTGTTATGGCATCAGATGCGTTCTTCCCTTTCCGTGATGGCATCGACAATGCTGCTGAAGTAGGTATCTCTGCTATCATTCAGCCAGGTGGTTCTATGCGTGATGATGAAACTATTGCTGCTGCTAATGAGCATGGTATCGCGATGGTATTTACTAGCATGCGCCATTTCCGCCATTAA
- the fis gene encoding DNA-binding transcriptional regulator Fis — translation MAPHAQHNANHFAKSSEHPADYNKDEYQSPTHGFDFASQHYTNSAQQPLRVHVERVVRQYFAMLGDEMPTDLYELILKQVEEPLLSVVLEKTRGNQTKCAQILGLNRGTLRKKMKTYDLM, via the coding sequence ATGGCACCTCATGCACAGCATAATGCCAATCATTTTGCTAAAAGCTCTGAGCACCCTGCCGATTATAATAAAGACGAATACCAATCACCTACGCACGGCTTTGATTTTGCTAGTCAACACTATACAAATAGTGCGCAGCAACCTCTACGGGTTCATGTAGAGCGTGTGGTACGTCAGTACTTTGCGATGCTAGGAGATGAGATGCCCACTGATTTGTATGAGCTGATTTTGAAGCAAGTCGAAGAGCCTCTCTTATCTGTCGTCCTAGAAAAAACAAGAGGCAACCAAACCAAATGTGCTCAGATATTAGGCCTAAATCGAGGCACTTTGCGCAAAAAAATGAAAACCTATGATTTAATGTAA